In one Hymenobacter sp. DG25B genomic region, the following are encoded:
- a CDS encoding ABC1 kinase family protein, which translates to MEEPSKSLDSLPTTKVARAARFAKTGFNVGANYVKHYARRAVGAESTTQDLHEANAAELYGTLSEMKGSVLKVAQMLAMEKNILPAAYADQFAQAQYQTPPLSGPLVVKAFRDAFGKSPFEVFEEFDINARQAASIGQVHFARQEGRELAVKVQYPGVADSIRSDIRLVKPIALRILGLDEATVRPYLQEVETRLLEETDYALELRRGQEMAAACAHLPHLEFARYYPELSSARILTMDWLPGQHLKEFLATAPTQEVRNQLGQALWDFYMYQLNELRQVHADPHPGNFLLQTNAGGTLGVLDFGCVKEIPEDVHQLFTALLAPETLTDPAVLTALLEQAGVVRPEDAAPKRAFYVSTMQASLELVGRPFRQNTFDFGDPSYMQALYALGDDLMQQPELRQQREPRGSEHFIYLNRTYVGLYAFLTELRAQVHTR; encoded by the coding sequence ATGGAAGAACCCTCCAAGTCCCTTGATTCCCTGCCGACCACTAAAGTAGCCCGGGCGGCGCGCTTCGCAAAAACCGGCTTCAATGTAGGAGCCAACTACGTGAAGCACTACGCCAGGCGGGCAGTAGGCGCCGAAAGCACCACGCAGGATTTGCATGAGGCAAATGCGGCAGAGCTCTACGGTACATTGAGCGAGATGAAAGGCTCGGTGCTGAAAGTGGCCCAGATGCTGGCCATGGAGAAAAATATTCTGCCCGCGGCCTATGCCGACCAGTTTGCCCAGGCCCAGTATCAAACCCCGCCACTGTCCGGCCCGCTGGTAGTAAAGGCGTTTCGGGATGCCTTTGGGAAGTCGCCCTTTGAGGTGTTTGAGGAATTCGACATAAATGCCCGGCAGGCGGCCAGCATCGGGCAGGTGCACTTTGCCCGCCAGGAAGGCCGGGAGCTGGCCGTGAAAGTGCAGTACCCCGGTGTGGCCGACAGCATCCGCTCCGATATCCGGCTGGTGAAGCCCATTGCCCTGCGTATTCTGGGGCTGGATGAGGCCACCGTGCGGCCTTACCTGCAGGAAGTGGAAACGCGCCTGCTGGAGGAAACCGATTACGCCCTGGAGCTGCGGCGGGGCCAGGAAATGGCGGCCGCCTGTGCCCACTTGCCCCACCTGGAGTTTGCGCGCTACTACCCGGAACTGTCCTCGGCCCGCATCCTGACTATGGACTGGCTGCCGGGCCAGCACCTGAAAGAGTTTCTGGCCACGGCCCCTACGCAGGAAGTGCGCAACCAGCTGGGCCAGGCGCTCTGGGACTTCTACATGTATCAGCTAAACGAATTGCGCCAGGTGCACGCCGACCCGCACCCCGGCAACTTCCTACTACAAACCAATGCTGGTGGCACGCTGGGCGTGCTGGACTTTGGCTGCGTAAAGGAAATTCCCGAGGACGTGCACCAACTCTTCACGGCGCTGCTGGCCCCGGAAACCCTCACCGATCCGGCAGTACTCACAGCCCTGCTCGAGCAGGCGGGCGTGGTGCGCCCGGAAGACGCCGCCCCCAAACGGGCGTTTTATGTCAGTACGATGCAGGCTTCGCTGGAACTGGTAGGGCGTCCTTTCCGGCAGAACACCTTTGATTTCGGCGACCCTTCCTATATGCAGGCCTTGTATGCCTTAGGTGATGACCTGATGCAGCAGCCGGAACTCCGCCAGCAGAGGGAACCGCGCGGCTCGGAGCATTTCATTTACCTCAACCGCACTTATGTGGGTCTGTATGCTTTCCTGACCGAGCTGCGGGCCCAGGTACACACCCGCTAA
- a CDS encoding TetR/AcrR family transcriptional regulator, whose amino-acid sequence MEKERIKQAYLDYVLRKGSPPASVYQLTQKLGLPEQEFYRFYANFDAIDRELWADFGRQALATAEKEPVWAQYGSREKLLSFYYTLLEILKRNRSYALQSLRRSLHRMPGLTPRVLDDFWQEFEAFVTEILREGRRTEEVAARPIIQDQYPRAFWQQMLFVLGFFAKDDTVDFARTDAAVEKAVTLSFDLVGRNTLDSALDFVRFLVRR is encoded by the coding sequence ATGGAAAAGGAGCGCATCAAACAAGCTTACCTCGATTACGTGCTGCGCAAAGGCAGCCCGCCGGCCTCAGTCTACCAGCTCACGCAAAAGCTGGGCCTGCCCGAGCAGGAATTCTACCGCTTCTATGCCAACTTCGACGCCATTGACCGGGAGCTGTGGGCCGATTTTGGCCGTCAGGCTCTTGCTACGGCCGAGAAAGAGCCGGTGTGGGCGCAGTACGGCAGCCGCGAAAAGCTGCTCAGCTTCTACTACACGCTGCTCGAGATTCTGAAGCGCAACCGTAGCTATGCCCTGCAGTCGTTGCGCCGCTCTTTGCACCGCATGCCCGGCCTCACGCCCCGCGTGCTCGACGATTTCTGGCAGGAGTTTGAGGCCTTTGTGACGGAGATTCTGCGCGAAGGTCGCCGCACGGAGGAAGTAGCCGCCCGCCCCATCATTCAGGATCAGTACCCGCGCGCTTTCTGGCAGCAGATGCTGTTTGTGCTGGGCTTCTTCGCCAAAGATGATACCGTGGATTTTGCGCGCACCGATGCCGCTGTGGAAAAAGCCGTAACGCTGAGCTTCGACCTGGTAGGCCGCAACACCCTGGATTCCGCCCTGGATTTCGTGCGTTTTCTGGTGCGGCGGTAG
- a CDS encoding cryptochrome/photolyase family protein — translation MAKIVLFWHRRDLRQHDNAGLTAALQSGYPVVPLFIYDRDILDNLPSRRDARVTFIYQEVERLARQTEQAGGTLLAYHGRPVEVFGQLLQQLEVAAVYTNEDYEPYATARDTDVAELLKARGVEFRAFKDQVIFAKNEILSKSGTPSKVFGAYSKAWQAAVRDEHLAPYPTAELFRADNLQALPTAPTRPTLPEMGFIHFEQFVPAAELPDEALVRNYHNTRDKPGLVNSSTRRSVHLRFGTLSVRELMRQARELNPKLLGELIWRDYFMMLLWHFPFTATESYDPRLRRVPYRNNEAEFTAWCEGRTGYPLVDAGMRELNQTGYMPNRARIAAAGFLVKHLLIDWRWGERYFADKLLDYDLAQNVGNWQWMAGTGAVAAPWFRVYSPQSQQEQYDPTFAYVWQWIPEFGTCEYPKPMVDHKFARERAITTLRTAYKALE, via the coding sequence ATGGCTAAAATCGTATTGTTCTGGCACCGGCGCGACCTGCGTCAGCATGATAATGCGGGCCTCACGGCGGCGCTGCAAAGCGGCTACCCGGTAGTGCCCCTGTTCATCTACGACCGGGATATTCTGGACAACCTGCCCAGCCGGCGGGATGCGCGCGTCACATTTATCTACCAGGAGGTAGAGCGCCTGGCCCGGCAAACGGAACAAGCCGGCGGCACCTTACTGGCCTACCATGGCCGGCCGGTGGAGGTATTCGGGCAGTTGCTCCAGCAGTTGGAGGTAGCAGCCGTGTACACCAATGAGGATTACGAGCCCTACGCCACTGCCCGGGATACCGACGTGGCGGAACTGCTGAAGGCGCGCGGGGTGGAGTTTCGTGCGTTTAAAGATCAGGTCATCTTTGCCAAGAATGAGATTCTCAGCAAGTCCGGCACGCCCTCCAAAGTGTTTGGGGCCTACAGCAAAGCCTGGCAGGCCGCCGTGCGCGATGAGCACTTAGCCCCCTACCCCACGGCCGAGCTTTTCCGGGCCGACAATCTGCAAGCGCTGCCCACCGCGCCGACCCGACCTACGTTGCCGGAAATGGGCTTTATCCATTTTGAGCAGTTTGTGCCCGCCGCCGAGCTGCCCGATGAGGCCCTGGTGCGCAACTACCATAACACCCGCGACAAGCCCGGCCTGGTGAATAGCAGTACGCGCCGCTCGGTGCACCTGCGGTTTGGCACCCTGAGCGTGCGGGAACTGATGCGGCAGGCCCGGGAGCTGAACCCCAAACTGCTGGGCGAGCTGATCTGGCGCGACTATTTTATGATGCTGCTCTGGCACTTTCCCTTTACCGCCACTGAAAGCTACGACCCGCGCCTGCGCCGCGTGCCCTACCGCAACAACGAAGCGGAGTTTACCGCCTGGTGCGAAGGCCGCACGGGCTACCCGCTGGTTGATGCCGGTATGCGGGAGCTCAACCAAACCGGCTATATGCCCAACCGGGCCCGCATTGCCGCCGCAGGCTTTCTGGTGAAGCATCTGCTTATTGACTGGCGCTGGGGCGAGCGGTACTTCGCCGATAAGCTGCTGGACTACGACCTGGCCCAGAACGTGGGCAACTGGCAGTGGATGGCCGGCACCGGCGCCGTGGCCGCGCCCTGGTTCCGGGTATACAGCCCCCAAAGCCAGCAGGAACAGTACGACCCCACCTTCGCCTACGTGTGGCAATGGATACCCGAGTTCGGCACCTGCGAATATCCCAAACCCATGGTAGACCACAAATTTGCCCGCGAACGGGCCATTACCACCCTGCGCACGGCCTATAAAGCCCTGGAGTAA
- a CDS encoding SDR family NAD(P)-dependent oxidoreductase, translated as MEFADKNILLVGASSGIGLATARLLHQLNANLFTASRHLSPELAELNTTFLELDVTQPIGAALDGLPEVLHGVVYCPGSIKLRPFERIPMDDFRADFELNVLGAVQVLQATMKRLKKASGASIVLFSTVAAETGMAFHASIATSKAAVEGLARSLASEYAGSGIRVNAIAPSLTDTPLAAALLNTPEKAEASAKRHPLQRVGQPQDLAYMAAFLLSEHGSFITGQVLPVDGGMGRLK; from the coding sequence ATGGAATTCGCGGATAAAAACATCCTGCTTGTTGGCGCATCTTCGGGTATCGGGCTGGCTACGGCCCGCCTGCTGCACCAGTTAAACGCCAATTTATTTACTGCCTCCCGCCACCTGTCTCCCGAGCTGGCCGAACTGAATACCACGTTCCTCGAGCTGGATGTCACGCAGCCCATCGGGGCTGCGCTGGATGGCTTGCCCGAAGTACTGCATGGCGTAGTCTACTGCCCCGGCAGCATCAAGCTCCGCCCGTTTGAGCGCATTCCGATGGATGATTTCCGGGCCGATTTTGAGCTGAATGTGCTGGGCGCGGTGCAGGTACTGCAGGCCACCATGAAGCGGCTGAAGAAGGCTTCCGGTGCTTCCATTGTACTGTTCAGCACGGTAGCTGCTGAAACCGGCATGGCTTTCCATGCCAGCATTGCCACCTCCAAAGCGGCGGTAGAAGGCCTGGCCCGCTCCCTGGCTTCCGAGTATGCGGGCAGCGGCATCCGGGTGAATGCCATTGCTCCTTCCCTGACGGATACGCCCCTGGCCGCGGCGCTGCTCAACACCCCGGAAAAGGCCGAAGCCAGCGCCAAGCGCCACCCGTTGCAGCGCGTGGGCCAGCCCCAGGACCTGGCCTATATGGCCGCCTTTCTCCTCTCTGAACACGGCTCCTTTATTACCGGCCAGGTGTTGCCGGTAGATGGTGGTATGGGCCGCTTAAAGTAA
- a CDS encoding pyruvate carboxylase, with translation MNIRKLLVANRGEIAIRVLRAATELGITTVAIYTYEDRYSLHRYKADEAYQVGRDDDPLKPYLDIEGIIRTAKENGVDAIHPGYGFLSENATLARRCGEEGIIFVGPRPEVMEALGDKVAAKKVAVQCQVPIIESSIQDLTTFEIAQEEAHRIGYPVMLKAASGGGGRGMRIIRDDEQMERGFYEARNEALKAFGDDTVFLEKFVEQPKHIEVQLVADNHGGLTHLYERDCSVQRRYQKVVEVAPSLNLPDHMRELLYEYALRLGRAVNYNNVGTVEFLVNPEHDRIYFIEVNPRIQVEHTVTEMITGIDLIKTQLHIADGRRLSDPEIGLGPDVTPLKIGYAIQCRITTEDPEQDFKPDYGTITAYRSAGGFGIRLDQGSVYTGVKVSPFFDSLLVKVSTHAPTLQGAATKMARTLDEFRIRGVSTNIQFLQNIIANPVFMAGEANVDFIKDHQELFKFKPRLDRATKVLSFLGDVIVNGHPDVRGLVDARRELRKPRLPEVNLATGWSMALDAHSPGAPAGNGQAVSRTAPYPPGTKQKLTELGPEGFSKWLREDPKIHYTDTTLRDAHQSLLATRMRTFDMLKVAESYARMHPQTFSLECWGGATFDVALRFLHEDPWERLAKLRQAVPNILLQMLIRGANGVGYKAYPDNLTERFVQQAAETGIDVFRIFDSLNWMPGMEACIGFVRNKTDRLAEASICYTGDILNPKRNRKYSLEYYLRLAKQIEEAGAHILCIKDMAGLLKPYAAKELVTALRDTVSLPIHLHTHDTSSLQAATYLKAVEAGVDVIDVALGSLSGLTSQPNFNSVVEMLRGQPRHREFEQRSLNEFSNYWEAVREHYYPFESGLKAGTSEVFQHEIPGGQYSNLRPQAASLGLLDKFETVKTTFADVNQLFGDIVKVTPSSKVVGDMALFLVSNNLTTADVLEKGPSLSFPESVRELFRGDIGQPEGGWPKDVQKAILKDEQPFTDRPNEHLAPIDFDAEWQKFEEKFGQRGKFTDLLSWLLYPKVFEQYWAHLQQYGEVSVIPTLVFFYGLQPGEETIIEIARGKSIIVGLQSIGPVNEDGCRTIFFSLNGQTRNLEIRDTSVEVKRVLNPKADKANPRQIGAPLQGLLSKVLVKDGEAVKRNAPLFIIEAMKMETTITASEDTTVQAVNLPEGTLVHADDLVVTLS, from the coding sequence ATGAATATCCGCAAACTGCTGGTCGCCAACCGGGGCGAAATTGCCATTCGTGTACTGCGTGCGGCAACTGAGCTGGGCATTACCACGGTAGCCATTTATACTTACGAGGACCGCTACTCCCTGCACCGCTACAAGGCCGATGAAGCCTACCAGGTGGGCCGCGACGACGACCCCCTGAAGCCGTATCTGGACATTGAAGGAATCATCCGGACGGCCAAGGAGAATGGGGTGGATGCTATTCATCCGGGCTATGGCTTTCTAAGTGAAAATGCCACGCTGGCCCGCCGCTGCGGCGAGGAAGGCATCATTTTCGTAGGCCCGCGCCCGGAGGTGATGGAGGCCCTGGGTGATAAGGTGGCCGCGAAAAAAGTGGCGGTGCAGTGTCAGGTGCCCATCATTGAAAGCAGCATTCAGGACCTGACCACCTTTGAAATTGCGCAGGAAGAAGCCCACCGCATCGGCTACCCCGTGATGCTGAAAGCGGCTTCCGGTGGGGGCGGGCGGGGCATGCGCATCATCCGCGACGACGAGCAGATGGAGCGGGGCTTTTACGAGGCTCGTAATGAGGCCCTGAAAGCCTTCGGCGACGACACCGTGTTCCTGGAGAAGTTTGTGGAGCAGCCCAAGCACATTGAGGTGCAGCTGGTAGCCGATAACCACGGTGGCCTCACGCACCTCTACGAGCGGGACTGCTCCGTGCAGCGCCGCTACCAGAAGGTAGTGGAAGTAGCACCCTCGCTCAACCTCCCCGACCACATGCGGGAGCTCCTGTATGAGTATGCCCTGCGCCTGGGCCGGGCCGTGAACTACAACAATGTGGGCACCGTGGAATTCCTGGTGAACCCCGAGCACGACCGGATTTACTTTATCGAGGTGAACCCCCGCATTCAGGTAGAGCACACCGTAACCGAGATGATTACGGGCATCGACCTGATTAAAACCCAGCTGCACATTGCCGACGGCCGCCGCCTCAGCGACCCGGAAATTGGCCTGGGCCCGGACGTAACGCCGCTCAAAATTGGCTATGCCATTCAGTGCCGCATCACCACCGAAGACCCTGAGCAGGACTTCAAGCCCGATTATGGTACCATTACGGCCTACCGCTCGGCGGGCGGCTTCGGCATCCGGCTGGACCAGGGCTCGGTGTACACCGGCGTGAAGGTGTCGCCGTTTTTTGACTCCCTGCTGGTAAAGGTTTCCACCCACGCGCCCACGCTGCAGGGCGCCGCAACCAAGATGGCGCGTACTTTGGATGAGTTCCGGATACGCGGGGTAAGCACCAACATTCAGTTTCTGCAGAACATCATTGCCAACCCGGTTTTCATGGCCGGCGAGGCTAATGTGGACTTCATTAAGGATCATCAGGAACTGTTCAAATTCAAGCCGCGCCTGGACCGGGCCACCAAGGTACTCAGCTTCCTGGGCGACGTCATTGTGAACGGCCACCCCGATGTGCGCGGCCTGGTAGATGCCAGGCGCGAGCTGCGCAAGCCGCGCCTGCCCGAGGTGAACCTGGCTACCGGCTGGAGCATGGCCCTCGATGCCCATTCTCCCGGAGCACCTGCCGGCAATGGGCAGGCAGTTTCGCGCACGGCCCCCTATCCGCCCGGCACCAAGCAAAAGCTCACGGAGCTGGGGCCCGAAGGCTTCTCAAAATGGCTGCGCGAAGACCCCAAAATCCACTACACCGATACTACCCTGCGCGATGCGCACCAGAGCCTGCTGGCCACGCGCATGCGCACCTTCGATATGCTGAAGGTGGCTGAAAGCTACGCCCGTATGCACCCCCAGACGTTTTCCTTGGAATGCTGGGGCGGCGCTACGTTTGATGTGGCCCTGCGCTTTTTGCACGAAGACCCGTGGGAGCGGCTGGCCAAGCTGCGCCAGGCCGTGCCCAACATTCTGCTGCAAATGCTCATTCGCGGGGCCAACGGCGTGGGCTACAAAGCCTACCCTGATAACCTCACGGAGCGCTTTGTGCAGCAGGCCGCCGAAACCGGCATCGACGTGTTTCGCATTTTCGACTCCCTGAACTGGATGCCGGGTATGGAGGCCTGCATTGGGTTTGTGCGCAACAAAACGGACCGTTTGGCCGAGGCCAGCATCTGCTACACCGGCGACATTCTGAACCCCAAGCGCAACCGCAAGTATTCCCTGGAATACTACCTGCGCCTGGCCAAACAGATTGAGGAAGCCGGCGCGCATATTCTGTGCATTAAGGATATGGCCGGCCTGCTGAAACCCTACGCGGCCAAGGAGCTGGTTACGGCATTGCGGGACACCGTCAGCCTGCCCATTCACCTGCACACCCACGATACGTCTTCCCTGCAGGCCGCCACCTACCTGAAAGCGGTGGAGGCCGGCGTGGATGTGATTGACGTGGCGCTGGGAAGCCTGTCGGGCCTCACCTCGCAGCCCAACTTCAACTCCGTAGTGGAGATGCTGCGCGGGCAGCCCCGCCACCGCGAGTTCGAGCAACGCTCCCTCAACGAATTCTCCAACTACTGGGAAGCCGTGCGGGAGCATTACTACCCGTTTGAGTCGGGGCTGAAAGCGGGTACCTCCGAAGTGTTTCAGCACGAAATTCCGGGTGGGCAGTACTCTAACCTGCGGCCTCAAGCGGCATCTTTGGGCTTGCTGGATAAGTTTGAAACCGTGAAAACCACCTTTGCCGATGTCAACCAGCTATTCGGCGACATTGTGAAAGTAACGCCCTCCTCCAAGGTAGTAGGGGATATGGCTTTGTTCCTGGTTTCCAACAACCTGACCACGGCCGATGTGCTGGAGAAAGGCCCCAGCCTAAGCTTCCCGGAATCGGTGCGGGAGCTGTTCCGCGGGGACATTGGGCAGCCGGAAGGCGGCTGGCCGAAAGACGTGCAAAAGGCTATTCTGAAAGACGAGCAGCCCTTCACCGACCGCCCCAACGAGCACCTGGCCCCCATAGACTTTGACGCCGAGTGGCAGAAGTTTGAAGAGAAGTTTGGTCAGCGCGGCAAGTTCACGGATCTGCTTTCCTGGCTGCTTTACCCCAAAGTGTTTGAGCAGTACTGGGCGCACCTGCAGCAATACGGCGAGGTATCGGTTATTCCCACCCTGGTGTTTTTCTACGGCCTGCAGCCCGGCGAGGAAACCATTATTGAAATTGCCCGGGGCAAGAGTATCATCGTAGGCCTGCAAAGCATTGGCCCCGTGAATGAGGACGGCTGCCGCACCATTTTCTTCTCCCTCAACGGCCAGACGCGCAACCTGGAAATCAGAGATACCAGCGTGGAGGTAAAGCGCGTGCTGAACCCCAAGGCCGATAAAGCCAACCCCCGGCAGATAGGAGCGCCTTTGCAGGGGCTGCTTTCCAAAGTGCTGGTAAAGGATGGCGAAGCCGTGAAGCGCAACGCCCCGCTGTTCATTATTGAAGCCATGAAAATGGAAACCACCATTACTGCTTCAGAAGATACCACGGTGCAGGCCGTCAATCTGCCCGAAGGTACCTTGGTGCACGCCGATGACCTGGTAGTGACGCTGAGCTAA
- a CDS encoding M20/M25/M40 family metallo-hydrolase: protein MKSIIFIVVLACSAFTGLGQKKAKASEAAAISAATVERVAKTLAADAMQGRAGQVGGVLAAKFLAAEFNRIGLDKFPGLTSFEQTFTAYETRTTALYVMLNNVPVAKEKTVLVTGQPHLNWAEDDDPAPRVIVLGAEANFNKAIRPLLEPTENTVVFIDPAHQEAFTRLSRHLQGGQLQSQKPGPFSTVLAVVAVGNNPIHYRIAANTTVRPVEMRNVVGVLPGQNPERAEETVVFSAHYDHLGFLPAVAGDSIANGADDDASGTSAVVALAEYFKKKNDNARTLVFVAFTAEEIGGFGSQYFSRQLPPQKVAAMFNIEMIGKPAKFGPKTAFITGYDKSDFGKILQRNLAGSPFRFEPDPYPEQQLFYRSDNATLARLGVPAHTISTDQIPTDKLYHTVDDEVESLDLKNMAAVISAIAESATSIVAGQDTPTRITNAGSIVR from the coding sequence ATGAAATCCATTATTTTCATAGTTGTATTGGCGTGTTCTGCTTTCACCGGGCTGGGACAGAAAAAAGCCAAGGCCAGTGAAGCGGCCGCTATTTCGGCGGCTACGGTAGAGCGGGTGGCCAAAACGCTGGCTGCCGATGCAATGCAGGGTCGGGCCGGGCAAGTGGGCGGCGTACTGGCGGCCAAATTTCTGGCGGCGGAATTCAACCGGATTGGCCTGGATAAATTTCCCGGCCTCACTTCCTTCGAGCAAACCTTCACGGCCTACGAAACCCGAACCACCGCGCTGTATGTAATGCTGAACAATGTGCCGGTGGCCAAGGAGAAAACTGTTCTGGTAACGGGCCAGCCGCACCTGAACTGGGCCGAGGATGATGACCCTGCGCCCCGCGTAATTGTGCTGGGGGCAGAAGCTAACTTTAACAAGGCAATTAGGCCCCTCCTGGAGCCCACTGAAAACACCGTTGTCTTCATTGACCCGGCCCACCAGGAAGCCTTTACCAGGCTCAGCCGCCACTTGCAAGGCGGGCAGCTGCAGTCCCAGAAGCCCGGCCCCTTCTCTACGGTACTGGCGGTAGTAGCGGTAGGCAATAATCCTATTCATTACCGCATAGCGGCCAACACAACGGTGCGGCCCGTGGAGATGCGCAACGTGGTTGGCGTTTTACCGGGCCAAAACCCGGAGCGGGCCGAAGAAACGGTAGTATTCTCTGCCCACTACGACCACCTGGGTTTTCTACCGGCCGTGGCCGGCGACTCTATTGCCAATGGCGCCGATGACGATGCCAGCGGCACTTCTGCCGTGGTAGCGCTGGCTGAGTATTTCAAGAAGAAAAACGATAATGCCCGTACGCTGGTGTTTGTGGCGTTTACCGCCGAGGAAATAGGCGGCTTTGGCTCCCAATACTTTTCCCGGCAACTTCCTCCTCAGAAGGTAGCCGCCATGTTTAACATTGAAATGATAGGCAAGCCCGCCAAGTTTGGGCCCAAAACAGCCTTTATAACCGGGTACGATAAGTCGGACTTTGGCAAAATACTGCAGCGCAATCTGGCTGGCAGCCCCTTCCGCTTCGAGCCCGACCCATACCCAGAGCAGCAACTGTTCTACCGCTCCGATAATGCCACACTGGCCCGCTTAGGCGTACCGGCCCACACCATCAGCACCGACCAGATTCCTACCGACAAACTCTACCACACGGTAGATGACGAAGTAGAAAGCCTGGACCTGAAAAATATGGCGGCGGTAATTTCAGCCATTGCGGAAAGCGCTACCAGTATCGTAGCCGGGCAGGATACCCCCACGCGCATTACCAACGCGGGTAGTATAGTACGGTAG